In Mustela nigripes isolate SB6536 chromosome 12, MUSNIG.SB6536, whole genome shotgun sequence, one DNA window encodes the following:
- the CTXN3 gene encoding cortexin-3, producing MDGGQPVPSPLVPLENASADSSMSLEQKTTFVFVILLFIFLGILIVRCFRILLDPYRSMPTSTWADGLEGLEKGQFDHALA from the coding sequence ATGGATGGAGGACAGCCTGTCCCTTCACCCCTAGTGCCCCTTGAGAACGCATCAGCAGATTCTAGCATGTCTCTGGAGCAAAAAACCACATTTGTGTTTGtgattttgttgttcattttcttggGCATCCTCATTGTCAGGTGCTTCCGGATTCTTCTGGACCCATATCGGAGCATGCCGACCTCAACCTGGGCTGATGGACTTGAAGGGCTGGAGAAGGGGCAGTTTGACCATGCCCTTGCTTAA